CCAAAGGGTTTTGTTCTTTTAAATCTGCCGAAGATACTACTCGCGTTCCCATTACATAATCAAACCACGGCTTGGTTACACACCAATTGGCATCTTGATTAGAGTTCATGTGGTGGTCGTAATGCCATGGAATTTTACGCTTTGCCCAGTCAGGCTCTAAATGTGCACGGCGATGAATATAATAATAATTACCAGCACTGTACCAAGCTGCAAGTGCCATACCTTTTGAAAATGGATAGAAAATTGCACTTGAAACGGTTGCTACGACTGCCAGTGAAATTAACTCATTTTTAGTTCGCCAGTTTCCAACGCCTTCAAGATAGCAATCATCATGAAATTGCTGTTTACGAACTTCACGATGGTGTGCCCAATGGGACTCCATACTTTTTGGTACTGGACTGTAGCGTGCTTGTCCAGTGCGGTGTACACCATGCAAAATATATTTGTGTGCCACCCATTCAAATGCATTCGCAACCGCAATTCCGGCAATAAACCCTTTTAACATCGCCTTACTCCTTTTTCTTTTTATTGAGCATATAAAATTCGTTATGCTAGGTATTGACCAGAATTTATGGTTTCATTGACAAATCACGACAAGAAAGAGGTGGACACGGATGCCACAACTAAAAAATTATACAGGCTCGGTATATGGAGGGCTGGGACATCTATTAAAAGCATATTGCGAAGCGAATGAATTAGCTATTCCTAAACAATTAGAACAAATTCAAAATCTGGAACGCTTTGACTATGTCATTTGGCGTGACTTGTTAGAAGTGATTTATAAACTGAACCCGAAGCCGGGATTAGGCCTCGAAATTGCCAAATATGTACAACCCAAACACTTAGGCATTATTGCCTACCTCGCACTCTCTTGCGATAACTTAGGTGAAGCTCTAATTCGTTATCATGACTTTCACCGTCTGATTTATGACGGAAGCCCTTTAGTGGTTGAGCTATATGGAGAGCATGGTTCTATTCGCTGGGAAGCGACAGAGCTGCACCCTACCCAGCTTACCGACGAAATTGCAATTGCTCTGGTGATTCAATTCTTACGTCTTTTTATGTCTCATGAAGATGTACATTTACACGAAGTCCGCTTTTTAAATGCCGCCCCTAAAAATATCAGGGTGTATGAACAATACTTCCAATGTCCTGTTCGTTTTAGTCAGCCTCGTACAGAGCTGCTTATTCCCATTACCGAAATTAATAAACCACTGAGCAGCGCGGACCACACATTACAACAGCTATTGGTTCAGCAAGCACAAGCGCTTTTAGAACAATTACCAAATTCAACCCAACTTGATCAGCGTTTACAGCACTCCATTTTAACTGGCTTACAAAAGAACCAGTATCAAATTGAATATATTGCAACACAGTTAGGACTTTCTGTTCGACAGCTCCAGCGTCATTTACAACAACAAAACACCACCTTTCAGGAGCGCGTTCAGCAAGTACGCTTTATGCTCGCCACCGAATATTTAAAAGATCCGCATTTGAGCCTACAAGAAATTGCGCTCTTACTCTGTTATTCAGAACAAAGTGCCTTTCAAAGAGCATTCAAGCATTGGACTGATCAAACGCCACAACAATGGAGAGATCAGTTTTTAGACAATAAATAACCTACCAAAACTTACAAATCTTTTCTTGATTAAAACAACACTGAAAACAAAAATTTCATATAGTCACATGCTTAATTTTTTGTGACATATTTCACATTAATTAAAAAATAGATCAATAGATGAGTAATCACAATGAATAAATATTTTGCTGAATTTCTAGGTACGTTTTGGCTAGTCTTTGGTGGTTGTGGTAGCGCAGTATTAGCCGCAGCTTTCCCTGAACTTGGTATTGGCTTTGCAGGTGTAGCCCTTGCCTTTGGTTTAACCGTACTCACTGGTGCTTATGCTCTCGGGCATATCTCTGGTGGACATTTTAACCCCGCGGTCAGTGTCGGTCTTTGGGTCGGCGGCCGTTTTGATGTTAAAGATTTGATTCCTTATATTGTGGCACAAGTGGTCGGCGCGACTGCTGCTGCATTTGTTCTTTATATTATCGCTCAAGGTCAAGCTGGCTTTACTGGTGTGGGCGGTTTTGCTTCAAATGGTTTTGGTGATTTGTCGCCAAACAAATTTGGCTTAGGTTCTGCTTTTATTATTGAAGTAGTACTTACTGCGTTCTTCTTAATCGTTATTTTAGGATCAACACATGGTCGTGCGCCTGCTGGCTTTGCACCTATTGCGATTGGTCTTGCATTAACGCTTATTCACTTAATCAGTATTCCGGTTACAAATACTTCGGTAAACCCTGCACGTAGTACAGGTGTTGCATTCTTTGCTCAAACTGGTGCTTTAAGTCAGTTATGGTTGTTCTGGGTAGCACCGATTTTAGGCGCTGTGATTGGTGCGATTATTTATAAGGTAGTTGCTGGAGATAAGGATTAATTCTTTATAGCCATAATCTGCTATCGCGGTGGGTGACATGGATGTCACCTGTTGAGTAGGGGTACACGGAAGTACCCTCTGCTCAACAAAGCCTTTTGCTTACTTTTGGGCTTTCAAAAGTAAGAAATGTCTATACAAACTCACTAACACCTAACGTGGTATTAAAGACTGTATGGCAACATGACTATGCTAAACATCACACATAGAATATAAAATTATAAAAACGGATTATTCACTTCTTGTTTAGCTGGACGTTCAATTTTCTCAGGCAATTCTTCTTTTTCCAAAGTTGCAACCACATCGTTTAAAAAGCTCTGTAGGGTCTTTGCTTGTTCTAGCCCGACTTTATCTTTGGTAATTTGCAAGTTGCCATAAATGCTTACGCAATCGACATCATTTTCTAATGTTAAATCTTCGATTGAAGAAGACTCTGTACCCTTTTCAAATGGTTTAAACATAAGTGTGGTCTCGTTGTTATATCTACACAGTGTAATACGACCAATTTAAAAAAAATCAATCAAAATTAAAAGTGCCGATAAAATTAAAAAAGCGCCCATCAAGATATTAAAATATTTCAAACGATTGCCTTGATTGAGCACCACTGAAAATTTATCACCGCACAGTCCCCAAAAGAACAGACATACA
This window of the Acinetobacter sp. XH1741 genome carries:
- a CDS encoding AraC family transcriptional regulator ligand-binding domain-containing protein codes for the protein MPQLKNYTGSVYGGLGHLLKAYCEANELAIPKQLEQIQNLERFDYVIWRDLLEVIYKLNPKPGLGLEIAKYVQPKHLGIIAYLALSCDNLGEALIRYHDFHRLIYDGSPLVVELYGEHGSIRWEATELHPTQLTDEIAIALVIQFLRLFMSHEDVHLHEVRFLNAAPKNIRVYEQYFQCPVRFSQPRTELLIPITEINKPLSSADHTLQQLLVQQAQALLEQLPNSTQLDQRLQHSILTGLQKNQYQIEYIATQLGLSVRQLQRHLQQQNTTFQERVQQVRFMLATEYLKDPHLSLQEIALLLCYSEQSAFQRAFKHWTDQTPQQWRDQFLDNK
- the aqpZ gene encoding aquaporin Z, whose product is MNKYFAEFLGTFWLVFGGCGSAVLAAAFPELGIGFAGVALAFGLTVLTGAYALGHISGGHFNPAVSVGLWVGGRFDVKDLIPYIVAQVVGATAAAFVLYIIAQGQAGFTGVGGFASNGFGDLSPNKFGLGSAFIIEVVLTAFFLIVILGSTHGRAPAGFAPIAIGLALTLIHLISIPVTNTSVNPARSTGVAFFAQTGALSQLWLFWVAPILGAVIGAIIYKVVAGDKD